One Triticum dicoccoides isolate Atlit2015 ecotype Zavitan chromosome 5B, WEW_v2.0, whole genome shotgun sequence genomic window carries:
- the LOC119308337 gene encoding protein HASTY 1-like isoform X4: MEKSMSDYFGDENDYWSCQHHNSGTDYLKESNEFIYRKKLGTDAEHSALSRAFLDEAFSARCHQQYGHLLCKLKSVWFHTERAARLECLFCYDKFRKDALDIVAFFEEELKKCKDGNPTTFQIYQRSYLSTLISLMPTIIHLVLELLRSVHALWKDDTMVTLPEVLAEEIRKLKLQDTDLSEFKENDIAHWLQLIRERGYNLLGLCAAIEGPFCELLDSSSVSDAIIEDLGCMESRHVSKLIDLVIIPLMKYCPSKRLGEWILKLLPPLFIYCEDILCGAWFNLLNKGRAGYPYYFGYLRGSQRSAKKLEECLLLDLTRKVSKLLGVLASSKPIGALTCVDLQSVSTAKAASSRDSKCASSNSVIGYTLHNDCFGMLNMNLFGSWVDGEATRDAVPFCRALVQVAVATQNSKLRRFILHDMLPATIKRLCTDLPCAVQRTIKKLSCQLNSSKSQKASKDLWILCQEIYAVHIQNQDFTAENPGNVNRRGQFKDWLARQKKELFAKASYDIPVGFPSDLWNWEFEDEFQRYLPTYIDILYEVDAMDCPEYGCSRSSTLLEKLRPEFRLKHGINSFRDRHMWTINDMIKRKLPAEYSKRRSRQMDKWLCKLISSKPYFKHSDERQSAMTWLMEDSPLDANLSELDVQDAVDIFYNTILFYLEPQFHPLIREGQKDFLIKVAHQFVFAEETNSCKPLEPESRDFPGHLQPYASSYIHTMKLQSKQFLHFLLQYIMLFWAHSIVWKIRKTRSRN, from the exons ATGGAGAAAAGTATGTCTGATTATTTTGGAGACGAGAATGATTACTGGAGCTGTCAGCATCACAACAGTGGTACTGATTATTTGAAAGAATCAAATGAGTTCATTTATCGAAAAAAGTTG GGTACTGATGCCGAACACAGCGCCCTCTCTCGAGCGTTTCTTGACGAAGCATTCTCTGCAAG GTGTCATCAGCAATATGGACACCTCCTTTGCAAGCTTAAATCAGTTTGGTTCCATACAGAGCGGGCAGCTCGCCTAGAATGTTTATTTTGTTATGACAAGTTCAGGAAGGATGCGCTGGACATTGTTGCATTCTTTGAGGAGGAGCTCAAAAAGTGCAAGGATGGGAACCCCACAACGTTCCAAATATATCAACGATCTTATTTATCAACTTTAATTAGCCTCATGCCTACAATCATTCATTTAGTCTTAGAG CTGCTTCGATCTGTACATGCACTATGGAAGGATGATACTATGGTAACTTTACCAGAAGTACTTGCAGAAGAAATTAGGAAACTGAAACTGCAAGACACTGACCTTTCAGAGTTCAAAGAGAATGACATAGCGCATTGGTTACAGCTAATCCGTGAGAGAGG ATACAACCTCTTAGGTTTATGTGCGGCAATTGAGGGACCATTCTGCGAGCTGTTAGACAGTTCATCAGTTAGCGATGCCATAATCGAAGACTTGGGTTGCATGGAATCCCGGCATGTTAGCAAGCTAATCGATCTTGTCATCATTCCTTTGATGAAGTATTGCCCTTCTAAGCGATTGGGAGAATGGATTTTGAAGCTCTTACCACCCTTATTTATTTACTGCGAGGACATACTTTGTGGCGCATGGTTCAATCTTCTAAATAAAGGCCGGGCTGGTTATCCTTACTACTTCGGTTATCTTCGTGGGTCACAGAGAAGTGCAAAGAAGTTAGAAGAGTGCCTACTGCTTGACTTGACTCGCAAAGTCTCAAAGTTGCTTGGGGTTCTAGCATCTTCAAAACCAATTGGCGCTCTTACATGTGTGGACCTGCAATCTGTCAGTACGGCGAAGGCTGCTTCATCGCGTGATTCGAAGTGCGCGTCATCTAACTCTGTTATTGG ATATACTTTACATAATGATTGTTTTGGAATGTTAAATATGAACCTATTTGGGTCATGGGTTGATGGTGAAGCAACGAGGGACGCCGTTCCCTTTTGTCGTGCTTTGGTCCAAGTTGCAGTTGCTACACAAAACAGTAAACTCAGACGGTTTATTCTACATGATATGCTCCCAGCTACAATTAAGCGCCTTTGTACTGATCTTCCATGCGCGGTTCAGCGGACAATCAAAAAGTTAAGTTGCCAGCTGAACTCAAGCAAGAGCCAAAAGGCTAGTAAAGATCTTTGGATCCTATGTCAAGAGATTTATGCAGTTCATATACAAAATCAG GATTTCACCGCCGAGAACCCGGGCAATGTGAACAGACGAGGCCAGTTTAAAGATTGGCTTGCAAGGCAAAAGAAAGAACTTTTTGCGAAGGCATCTTATGATATTCCAGTGGGCTTTCCTTCTGATTTGTGGAATTGGGAG TTTGAAGACGAATTTCAAAGATACCTCCCTACCTATATTGACATATTGTATGAAGTTGATGCAATGGATTGTCCAGAG TATGGTTGTTCACGCTCTTCTACGCTTCTTGAGAAACTGAGGCCTGAATTTCGATTAAAACATGGTATTAACAGTTTTCGGGATCGTCATATGTGGACGATAAATGATATGATTAAG CGAAAACTACCTGCAGAATATTCCAAGAGGCGTTCCCGTCAAATGGACAAATGGCTTTGCAAACTCATTTCCTCGAAACCTTACTTTAAG CACTCTGATGAACGTCAAAGTGCCATGACTTGGCTTATGGAAGACTCGCCGTTAGATGCAAATCTTTCTGAGTTGGATGTGCAAGATGCGGTTGAT ATCTTTTACAATACAATATTATTCTACTTGGAACCTCAGTTTCATCCTCTAATACGGGAG GGTCAAAAGGACTTCCTTATAAAGGTAGCTCACCAGTTCGTTTTTGCAGAAGAGACCAATTCTTGCAAG CCCCTCGAACCAGAATCGCGTGATTTTCCTGGCCATCTGCAGCCTTATGCAAGTTCATACATCCATACAATGAAGTTACAATCTAAG CAATTCCTCCACTTTCTCCTTCAATATATCATGCTCTTTTGGGCTCATTCGATAGTGTGGAAGATTAGGAAGACTCGCTCCCGGAATTAA